The proteins below are encoded in one region of Aquisphaera giovannonii:
- a CDS encoding dockerin type I repeat-containing protein — protein MRRRRRALAVRPSLESMEGRLLLSQTGVNVKQQTDYLNAPVWVDVRDSLRGWTNLNDNGYITSLTPQGYPLVTARTFTSMTGYPAGAYSVSYSGTATLTFSGIASSVTPFTLGADGLYHGTVTINNTKGLLGIQASGLDPSHPFGDLHIITPGYGTAPNQSQIYTDTFLQSIQPFSYLRFLEWDGYGGPSEVNWSDRFEPGDFQTFTMNGVPYEDMITLCNTAHKDMWINIPVRASDDYVKQLADLISSRLDPALKVYVEYTNETWNTSFQAYAQVLAASKSNPLVTATSDIYRVAQQTAYMTKHDGDIFKQEFGASSSRVLPVLPGWAASSDYNNAELSFLTTNYGEASGSAYALAIAPYLDFKLPSTLTADELISMMYTFLETKYISRVSTNSAVATKYGVPLITYEGGFGFFASSTNWDVVNSTITNDPRIAQVYKVMRDLWDEYGGSNFTYYALNDSYWGLVTQLGNPGNYKWDAVMTSILPTGDANGDGVVDSKDLAVVQANMGRTGTWMSQGDSNGDGVVNSKDLALVQGILNGTVGGAFVSRDSATGGGWQTLYGHDGYMMAGVASSLPTYATATVSGATTTVWNSGSTDPRALSTPGSTAGPCTAAAWSSSQPFTIDINLADGQAHSISIYAVDWTRASKVQSVDLVDASSGTVLDSRTLSTISGGSYLTWTIKGHVQIRVTPFAGGPAVISGLFFNNQSGSSQASFVTTDWSSRGNWERVYGSDGYMIAGVASSLPTYATATVSGATTTVWNSGPTEPRNLSTSSSTASPGIAAAWSSSQPFTIDVNLVDGQAHFISLYLSYGAGAAASERIDIINPNSGAVLDSRTITNFELGTHLGLTAIGHVRIRVTPLAGSTAAVSGLFFGQPKCVTSATFISRNMSDQGDWQGVFGADGHDFAGGDYAFPRYATVGLSGASLATWSATTSDGRALSVPGSAAGARLASCWYASGSFTIDVALTDGQPHDVSLYLLDWDNAGRAEQIKVVDPATGAVLDTRSASAFGGGMYLTWRLSGHVQFVVTRTAGPSAAVSGLFFDAPPVSASFAGVNSAAKGDWQGTVGGDGYTIPRGSTSSPSYAAVTVSGGGLMTWSSTTSDGRALSVPGSAAGARLASCWYASGSFTIDVDLGDGQPHDVSLYLLDWDNAGRAEQIKVVDPATGAVLDTRSASAFGGGMYLTWRLSGHVQFVVTRTAGPSAAVSGLFFDAPPVSASFAGVNSAAKGDWQGTVGGDGYTIPRGSTSSPSYAAVTVSGGGLMTWSATTSDGRALSVPGSAAGARLASCWYASGSFTIDVALTDGQPHDVSLYLLDWDNAGRAEQIKVVDPATGAVLDTRSASAFGGGMYLTWRLSGHVQFVVTRTAGPSAAVSGLFFDAPPVSASFAGVNSAAKGDWQGTVGGDGYTIPRGSTSGPQYATVALSGASLATWSSTTSDGRALSVSGSIWGDRAASCWYASGSFTIDVALTDGRAHDVSLYLLDWDNAGRAEQIDIVDATTGAVLDTRSASAFGGGVYLTWRLSGHVQFVVTRTAGPSAAVSGLFFGGAPASPSPFLGTNAAAKGDWQGNLGLDGHSIPRGDTSIPSYAVVTPSGAGTFSWSSTTSDGRALSVPGSISGDRLASCWYASGSFTIDVALTDGQPHDVSLYLLDWDNAGRAEQIKVVDPATGAVLDTRSASAFGGGAYLTWKLSGHVQFVVTRTAGPNAAVSGLFFDAPTNWASFAGFNSATKGDWQGTVGGDGYTIPRGSTSGPQYATVALSGTYLATWSSTTSDGRALSVPGSAAGARLASCWYASDSFTIDVALTDGRAHDVSLYLLDWDNAGRAEQIKVVDPATGAVLDTRSATAFGGGAYLTWKLSGHVQFVVTRTAGPNAAVSGLFFNAPTNWASFAGVNSAAKGDWQGTVGSDGYTIPRGSTSGPQYATVGLSGASLATWSWSTADARALSIPGSIWGDRAASCWYASGSFTIDVALTDGRAHDVSLYLLDWDNAGRAEQIRVVDAATGAVLDTRSATAFGGGVYLTWKLSGHVQFVVTRIAGPNAAVSGLFFGGAPTVPSPFVRVNAAAKGDWQGKLGWDGYNMPRGSTSGPQYATVALSGASLATWSSTTSDGRALSVPGSAAGARLASCWYASGSFTIDVDLGDGQPHDVSLYLLDWDNAGRAEQIKVVDAATGAVLDTRSATAFGGGAYLTWKLSGHVQFVVTRTAGPNAAVSGLFFDAPTNWASFAGVNSAAKGDWQGTVGGDGYTIPRGSTSGPQYATVGLSGASLATWSWSTADARALSIPGSIWGDRAASCWYASGSFTIDVALTDGRAHDVSLYLLDWDNAGRAEQIKVVDTATGAVLDTRSASAFGGGMYLTWRLSGHVQFVVTRTAGPNAAVSGLFFGGAPMVPSPFAGVNSAAKGDWQGTVGGDGYTIPRGSTSGPQYATVALSGASLATWSSTSDGRALSVPGSAAGARLASRWYASGSFTIDVALTDGQPHDVSLYLLDWDNAGRAEQIKVVDPATGAVLDTRSATAFGGGVYLTWRLSGHAQFVVTRTAGPNAVVSGLFFD, from the coding sequence ATGCGGAGACGCAGACGAGCGCTCGCAGTGCGCCCCTCGCTGGAGTCGATGGAAGGCCGGCTGCTCCTGAGCCAGACCGGCGTCAACGTGAAGCAGCAGACCGACTACCTCAACGCCCCGGTCTGGGTGGACGTCCGCGACTCACTGAGGGGCTGGACGAACCTCAACGACAACGGGTACATCACCAGCCTGACCCCCCAGGGCTACCCTCTGGTGACCGCCCGGACCTTCACGTCGATGACCGGCTACCCGGCCGGCGCCTACTCCGTCAGCTATTCCGGGACCGCGACGCTGACGTTCTCCGGCATCGCCTCGTCTGTGACGCCGTTCACCCTGGGGGCCGACGGCCTCTACCACGGCACCGTGACGATCAACAACACCAAGGGGCTCCTCGGCATCCAGGCCTCCGGCCTGGACCCCAGCCACCCCTTCGGCGACCTGCACATCATCACACCCGGCTACGGCACCGCGCCGAACCAGAGCCAGATCTACACCGACACGTTCCTCCAGTCCATCCAGCCGTTTTCGTACCTCCGGTTTCTCGAGTGGGACGGTTACGGCGGCCCCAGCGAGGTCAACTGGTCCGACCGGTTCGAGCCGGGGGACTTCCAGACCTTCACCATGAATGGCGTCCCGTACGAGGACATGATCACGCTCTGCAACACGGCTCACAAGGACATGTGGATCAACATCCCGGTCCGTGCCAGCGATGACTACGTCAAGCAGCTCGCGGACCTCATCAGCAGCCGGCTCGACCCCGCGCTCAAGGTCTACGTCGAGTACACCAACGAGACCTGGAACACCAGCTTCCAGGCTTACGCCCAGGTGCTGGCGGCGTCCAAGTCCAACCCGCTCGTGACCGCCACCAGCGACATCTACCGTGTCGCCCAGCAGACCGCGTACATGACCAAGCACGACGGGGACATCTTCAAGCAGGAGTTCGGCGCCTCGTCGTCGCGGGTGCTGCCGGTCCTCCCCGGCTGGGCGGCGTCGAGCGACTACAACAACGCGGAGCTCAGCTTCTTGACCACCAATTACGGGGAGGCCTCCGGGTCGGCGTATGCACTGGCCATCGCCCCCTACCTCGATTTCAAGCTGCCGTCCACGTTGACCGCGGACGAGCTGATCTCCATGATGTACACGTTCCTCGAGACGAAGTACATCTCCCGGGTCAGTACGAACAGCGCCGTCGCGACTAAATACGGCGTGCCGCTCATCACCTACGAGGGCGGCTTCGGCTTCTTTGCTTCTTCCACGAACTGGGACGTCGTCAACAGCACGATCACAAACGACCCGCGAATCGCCCAGGTCTACAAGGTGATGCGGGACCTCTGGGATGAGTACGGCGGGTCCAACTTCACCTACTACGCGCTCAACGACAGCTACTGGGGCCTCGTGACCCAGCTCGGCAACCCCGGCAATTACAAGTGGGATGCCGTCATGACGAGCATCCTGCCGACCGGCGACGCCAACGGGGACGGCGTGGTCGACTCCAAGGACCTCGCCGTCGTGCAGGCGAACATGGGGAGGACAGGGACCTGGATGAGCCAGGGGGACTCCAACGGGGACGGCGTGGTCAACTCCAAGGACCTGGCCCTCGTCCAGGGGATCCTGAACGGCACGGTCGGCGGGGCGTTCGTGTCCAGGGACTCGGCCACCGGCGGGGGCTGGCAGACGCTGTATGGGCACGACGGCTACATGATGGCCGGCGTTGCATCGTCCCTCCCCACCTATGCCACCGCCACCGTCTCCGGAGCGACGACCACGGTCTGGAACTCCGGCTCGACCGACCCCCGAGCCCTGTCCACTCCCGGCTCGACGGCCGGCCCTTGCACCGCCGCGGCCTGGTCCAGCAGCCAGCCCTTCACCATCGACATCAACCTCGCCGATGGGCAGGCCCATTCTATATCAATCTACGCCGTGGACTGGACCCGGGCCTCAAAAGTCCAGTCCGTCGATCTCGTCGACGCCTCCTCCGGCACCGTGCTTGATTCGAGGACGCTCTCCACGATCTCGGGCGGATCGTACCTGACCTGGACCATCAAGGGGCACGTGCAGATTCGAGTCACCCCGTTCGCCGGTGGTCCCGCGGTCATAAGCGGCCTGTTCTTCAACAACCAATCTGGAAGTTCTCAGGCGTCGTTCGTCACCACTGACTGGAGCAGCCGAGGTAATTGGGAGAGAGTGTACGGTTCCGACGGCTACATGATAGCCGGCGTTGCATCGTCCCTCCCCACCTACGCCACCGCCACCGTCTCCGGCGCGACGACCACGGTCTGGAACTCCGGCCCGACCGAGCCCCGCAACCTGTCTACTTCCAGCTCGACGGCCAGCCCGGGCATCGCCGCGGCCTGGTCCAGCAGCCAGCCCTTCACTATCGACGTCAACCTCGTCGACGGACAGGCGCACTTCATCTCCCTCTACTTGTCATACGGGGCCGGCGCTGCGGCTTCGGAGCGGATCGACATCATCAATCCGAATTCGGGGGCCGTCCTCGACTCGCGGACCATCACGAACTTCGAACTGGGCACTCACCTCGGACTCACGGCAATCGGCCATGTGAGGATCAGAGTCACGCCACTGGCGGGGAGCACCGCGGCCGTCAGCGGACTCTTTTTCGGACAGCCGAAGTGTGTGACTTCGGCGACTTTCATCTCCAGAAACATGAGCGATCAAGGGGATTGGCAGGGAGTGTTCGGAGCCGACGGCCATGACTTCGCCGGGGGAGATTACGCCTTCCCACGCTACGCGACCGTGGGGCTCTCCGGCGCCTCCCTGGCGACCTGGTCCGCGACGACGTCCGACGGCCGGGCCCTGTCCGTCCCCGGCTCGGCCGCCGGGGCCCGCCTGGCCTCGTGCTGGTACGCCTCGGGCTCCTTCACCATCGACGTGGCGCTGACCGACGGCCAGCCGCACGACGTGTCGCTGTACCTGCTGGACTGGGACAACGCCGGGCGGGCCGAGCAGATCAAGGTCGTCGACCCCGCCACCGGGGCCGTCCTGGACACGCGCTCGGCGTCGGCCTTCGGCGGCGGGATGTACCTGACGTGGAGGCTCTCCGGGCACGTCCAGTTCGTCGTCACCCGCACCGCCGGGCCGAGCGCCGCCGTCAGCGGACTGTTCTTCGACGCTCCCCCGGTCTCGGCCTCGTTCGCGGGCGTCAACTCGGCCGCCAAGGGCGACTGGCAGGGCACCGTCGGGGGCGACGGCTACACCATCCCCCGGGGTTCCACCTCCAGCCCGTCCTACGCCGCCGTGACGGTCTCCGGAGGCGGCCTGATGACCTGGTCCTCGACGACGTCCGACGGCCGGGCCCTGTCCGTCCCCGGCTCGGCCGCCGGGGCCCGCCTGGCCTCGTGCTGGTACGCCTCGGGCTCCTTCACCATCGACGTCGATCTCGGCGACGGTCAGCCGCACGACGTGTCGCTGTACCTGCTGGACTGGGACAACGCCGGGCGGGCCGAGCAGATCAAGGTCGTCGACCCCGCCACCGGGGCCGTCCTGGACACGCGCTCGGCGTCGGCCTTCGGCGGCGGGATGTACCTGACGTGGAGGCTCTCCGGGCACGTCCAGTTCGTCGTCACCCGCACCGCCGGGCCGAGCGCCGCCGTCAGCGGACTGTTCTTCGACGCTCCCCCGGTCTCGGCCTCGTTCGCGGGCGTCAACTCGGCCGCCAAGGGCGACTGGCAGGGCACCGTCGGGGGCGACGGCTACACCATCCCCCGGGGTTCCACCTCCAGCCCGTCCTACGCCGCCGTGACGGTCTCCGGAGGCGGCCTGATGACCTGGTCCGCGACGACGTCCGACGGCCGGGCCCTGTCCGTCCCCGGCTCGGCCGCCGGGGCCCGCCTGGCCTCGTGCTGGTACGCCTCGGGCTCCTTCACCATCGACGTGGCGCTGACCGACGGCCAGCCGCACGACGTGTCGCTGTACCTGCTGGACTGGGACAACGCCGGGCGGGCCGAGCAGATCAAGGTCGTCGACCCCGCCACCGGGGCCGTCCTGGACACGCGCTCGGCGTCGGCCTTCGGCGGCGGGATGTACCTGACGTGGAGGCTCTCCGGGCACGTCCAGTTCGTCGTCACCCGCACCGCCGGGCCGAGCGCCGCCGTCAGCGGACTGTTCTTCGACGCTCCCCCGGTCTCGGCCTCGTTCGCGGGCGTCAACTCGGCCGCCAAGGGCGACTGGCAGGGCACCGTCGGGGGCGACGGCTACACCATCCCCCGGGGTTCCACCTCCGGCCCGCAGTACGCGACCGTGGCGCTCTCCGGCGCCTCCCTGGCGACCTGGTCCTCGACGACATCCGACGGCCGGGCCCTGTCCGTCTCCGGCTCCATCTGGGGCGACCGGGCGGCCTCGTGCTGGTACGCCTCGGGCTCCTTCACCATCGACGTGGCGCTAACCGACGGCCGGGCCCACGACGTGTCGCTGTACCTGCTGGACTGGGACAACGCCGGGCGGGCCGAGCAGATCGATATCGTCGACGCCACCACCGGGGCCGTCCTGGACACGCGCTCGGCGTCGGCCTTCGGCGGCGGCGTGTACCTGACGTGGAGGCTCTCCGGGCACGTCCAGTTCGTCGTCACCCGCACCGCCGGGCCGAGCGCCGCCGTCAGCGGACTGTTCTTCGGCGGAGCTCCGGCGTCCCCATCCCCGTTCCTGGGAACCAACGCGGCCGCCAAGGGCGACTGGCAGGGCAACCTCGGCTTGGACGGGCACTCCATCCCGCGCGGGGACACCTCCATCCCCTCCTACGCCGTCGTGACCCCCTCCGGCGCCGGCACCTTTTCCTGGTCCTCGACGACGTCCGACGGCCGGGCCCTGTCCGTCCCCGGCTCCATCTCGGGCGACCGCCTGGCCTCGTGCTGGTACGCCTCGGGCTCCTTCACCATCGACGTGGCGCTAACCGACGGCCAGCCGCACGACGTGTCGCTGTACCTGCTGGACTGGGACAACGCCGGGCGGGCCGAGCAGATCAAGGTCGTCGACCCCGCCACCGGGGCCGTCCTGGACACGCGCTCGGCGTCGGCCTTCGGCGGCGGGGCGTACCTGACGTGGAAGCTCTCCGGGCACGTCCAGTTCGTCGTCACCCGCACCGCCGGGCCGAACGCCGCCGTCAGCGGACTGTTCTTCGACGCGCCCACGAACTGGGCCTCGTTCGCGGGCTTCAACTCGGCCACCAAGGGCGACTGGCAGGGCACCGTCGGGGGCGACGGCTACACCATCCCGCGGGGTTCCACCTCCGGCCCGCAGTACGCGACCGTGGCGCTCTCCGGCACCTACCTGGCGACCTGGTCCTCGACGACATCCGACGGCCGGGCCCTGTCCGTCCCCGGCTCGGCCGCCGGGGCCCGCCTGGCCTCGTGCTGGTACGCCTCGGACTCCTTCACCATCGACGTGGCGCTGACCGACGGCCGGGCCCACGACGTGTCGCTGTACCTGCTGGACTGGGACAACGCCGGGCGGGCCGAGCAGATCAAGGTCGTCGACCCCGCCACCGGGGCCGTCCTGGACACGCGCTCGGCGACGGCCTTCGGCGGCGGGGCGTACCTGACGTGGAAGCTCTCCGGGCACGTCCAGTTCGTCGTCACCCGCACCGCCGGGCCGAACGCCGCCGTCAGCGGACTGTTCTTCAACGCGCCCACGAACTGGGCCTCGTTCGCGGGCGTCAACTCGGCCGCCAAGGGCGACTGGCAGGGCACCGTCGGGAGCGACGGCTACACCATCCCGCGGGGTTCCACCTCCGGCCCGCAGTACGCGACCGTGGGGCTCTCCGGCGCCTCCCTGGCGACCTGGTCGTGGTCCACCGCCGACGCCCGAGCCCTTTCGATCCCCGGCTCCATCTGGGGCGACCGGGCGGCCTCGTGCTGGTACGCCTCGGGCTCCTTCACCATCGACGTGGCGCTAACCGACGGCCGGGCCCACGACGTGTCGCTGTACCTGCTGGACTGGGACAACGCCGGGCGGGCCGAGCAGATCCGGGTCGTCGACGCCGCCACCGGGGCCGTCCTGGACACGCGCTCGGCGACGGCCTTCGGCGGCGGCGTGTACCTGACGTGGAAGCTCTCCGGACACGTCCAGTTCGTGGTCACCCGCATCGCCGGGCCGAACGCCGCCGTCAGCGGACTGTTCTTCGGCGGCGCTCCGACGGTCCCGTCCCCGTTCGTGCGCGTCAACGCGGCCGCCAAGGGCGACTGGCAGGGCAAACTCGGCTGGGACGGCTACAACATGCCGCGGGGTTCCACCTCCGGCCCGCAGTACGCGACCGTGGCGCTCTCCGGCGCCTCCCTGGCGACCTGGTCCTCGACGACATCCGACGGCCGGGCCCTGTCCGTCCCCGGCTCGGCCGCCGGGGCCCGCCTGGCCTCGTGCTGGTACGCCTCGGGCTCCTTCACCATCGACGTCGATCTCGGCGACGGTCAGCCGCACGACGTGTCGCTGTACCTGCTGGACTGGGACAACGCCGGGCGGGCCGAGCAGATCAAGGTCGTCGACGCCGCCACCGGGGCCGTCCTGGACACGCGCTCGGCGACGGCCTTCGGCGGCGGGGCGTACCTGACGTGGAAGCTCTCCGGGCACGTCCAGTTCGTCGTCACCCGCACCGCCGGGCCGAACGCCGCCGTCAGCGGACTGTTCTTCGACGCGCCCACGAACTGGGCCTCGTTCGCGGGCGTCAACTCGGCCGCCAAGGGCGACTGGCAGGGCACCGTCGGGGGCGACGGCTACACCATCCCGCGGGGTTCCACCTCCGGCCCGCAGTACGCGACCGTGGGGCTCTCCGGCGCCTCCCTGGCGACCTGGTCGTGGTCCACCGCCGACGCCCGAGCCCTTTCGATCCCCGGCTCCATCTGGGGCGACCGGGCGGCCTCGTGCTGGTACGCCTCGGGCTCCTTCACCATCGACGTGGCGCTAACCGACGGCCGGGCCCACGACGTGTCGCTGTACCTGCTGGACTGGGACAACGCCGGGCGGGCCGAGCAGATCAAGGTCGTCGACACCGCCACCGGGGCCGTCCTGGACACGCGCTCGGCGTCGGCCTTCGGCGGCGGGATGTACCTGACGTGGAGGCTCTCCGGGCACGTCCAGTTCGTCGTCACCCGCACCGCCGGGCCGAACGCCGCCGTCAGCGGACTGTTCTTCGGCGGCGCTCCGATGGTCCCGTCCCCGTTCGCGGGCGTCAACTCGGCCGCCAAGGGCGACTGGCAGGGCACCGTCGGGGGCGACGGCTACACCATCCCGCGGGGTTCCACCTCCGGCCCGCAGTACGCGACCGTGGCGCTCTCCGGCGCCTCCCTGGCGACCTGGTCCTCGACGTCCGACGGCCGGGCCCTGTCCGTCCCCGGCTCGGCCGCCGGGGCCCGCCTGGCCTCCCGCTGGTACGCCTCGGGCTCCTTCACCATCGACGTGGCGCTAACCGACGGCCAGCCGCACGACGTGTCGCTGTACCTGCTGGACTGGGACAACGCCGGGCGGGCCGAGCAGATCAAGGTCGTCGACCCCGCCACCGGGGCCGTCCTGGACACGCGCTCGGCGACGGCCTTCGGCGGCGGCGTGTACCTGACGTGGAGGCTCTCCGGGCACGCCCAGTTCGTCGTCACCCGCACCGCCGGGCCGAATGCTGTCGTCAGCGGACTGTTCTTCGACTAG
- a CDS encoding IS630 family transposase, which produces MRARREAWRAEFASVDPARLVWLDETGTNTAMARRYGRAPRGRRVDGPVPHGHWKVLTLTDAIRLGGVCACMARDGATNAATFESYVERVLAPALRPGDIVVMDNLAAHKSPEVERLIRVAGAEPRYLPPYSPDLNPIEKMFSKLKAFPRKAAARTVDRLLEAIGDALGTVTHQDILGWAQSCGYSTPKRQPL; this is translated from the coding sequence CTGAGGGCCCGGCGAGAGGCCTGGCGGGCCGAGTTCGCCAGCGTCGACCCGGCCCGCCTGGTGTGGCTGGACGAGACGGGCACGAACACGGCGATGGCCCGCCGATATGGCCGCGCGCCGCGCGGCCGGAGGGTCGACGGCCCGGTGCCACACGGGCACTGGAAGGTGCTCACGCTGACCGACGCCATCCGCCTGGGCGGGGTGTGCGCCTGCATGGCGCGGGACGGGGCCACGAATGCCGCGACCTTCGAGTCGTACGTCGAGCGGGTGCTGGCCCCGGCGCTGAGGCCGGGTGACATCGTGGTGATGGACAACCTGGCGGCCCACAAGTCGCCGGAGGTGGAGCGGCTGATCCGGGTCGCCGGGGCCGAGCCGCGCTACCTGCCGCCCTACAGCCCGGACCTCAACCCGATCGAGAAGATGTTCTCCAAGCTCAAGGCGTTCCCGCGGAAGGCCGCCGCGCGGACGGTGGATCGGCTGCTCGAGGCGATCGGTGACGCGCTGGGGACGGTGACACATCAAGACATCCTCGGCTGGGCACAGTCCTGCGGCTACTCTACACCCAAACGGCAACCGCTCTAG
- a CDS encoding IS630 transposase-related protein, protein MRSYSMDLRERVVAACDDGEGTREEVAGRFRVSIAWVYRLLARRRDTGSIAPKPHGGGRPAAFRGEFAERHREAVEDCPDATLEELRAAAGVGCGTSAVFRALKRLGLPRKDSPNGPPSRAAPS, encoded by the coding sequence ATGCGAAGCTACTCGATGGACCTCAGGGAACGGGTCGTCGCCGCGTGCGACGACGGCGAGGGGACCCGCGAAGAGGTCGCCGGACGATTCCGCGTCAGCATCGCCTGGGTGTACCGGCTGCTGGCGCGGCGGCGTGATACCGGCTCGATCGCCCCGAAGCCGCACGGCGGCGGCCGGCCGGCTGCGTTCCGGGGCGAGTTCGCCGAGCGGCACAGGGAGGCCGTGGAGGACTGCCCCGATGCCACCCTGGAGGAACTGCGAGCCGCCGCCGGCGTGGGCTGCGGAACCTCGGCGGTCTTCCGCGCGCTGAAGCGGCTGGGCCTGCCTCGAAAAGACAGTCCGAACGGGCCGCCGAGCAGGGCCGCCCCGAGCTGA